The genomic region TATTAAAGGATGCGGGTCACCTTCTGCTGCTTCTTGGCAGCTGTTGAAGAAAttcatgaaaacaaaaaaaatattttaaaatatcaaaaattcatttgtaaatacatatatgcatttgaGACAAGAGATAAGCGTTAgttgtatttatatactttttttccaaaaaaaaaatattaaattcataattatCTTTCTTTGAGTGTATAGTTTTTTATTATAGCGTTACAGttagaaaaatgttaatatttccTTTCTTGTGCCTTTTCAGTTAcgcttttaatttgaaaaaaatattttttatacttttaagccaagagattttcaattttatattaaaaatcaaatcaacaaaaatttaaaaatgtaaattttcactTGGAGTGTGGAAAACACGAAAAGCTTATCTCATTACCTCAATACACCACAATTTCAGTACACTTACAGTATTTCTATGTCACGCAATTTTGAGAAATAGAAATCTCGCTCTTTCTCCAAACCTTCCAAATTCAAACGCATATCCATGACctgcgaaaaataaaacaaaaatattatatattttattttcaaatttcctaTGTGTGTTAAAAATCTTGCCTGATTGGACAACTCCTCGATCTGTTGGTTCGACACCGCATTGGATGAGTCGCCGGACTTTTTAACTGCACCGGTGGTATTGTTCACGGCAGCTGACTTAGTTACGACTGGTGCTGCTGCGCGAGGTGGTACTTTGGAAACTGCGCATGCGCGTTGTTTGAAATGGCGCAAAGTAAAAAATAGCAATATCAGCAAACATATACCAATATATATATGATAAGTTAggttaaaattcataatttacaAGGGTAAATTCAACAAACGTGAAGCACGTACACATCTATTTTtagagaaatatttgaaaattgtattttaacaTTATGGattttgtttgtgaaaatgttttttgaaaaagttgtgcTTTCAATTTTGTTAAATGAAACATAACTAAATCTACGAAGCAATGAACAATGGATTTTTTGATGAGCACTTGGTTAactaattcaaaacaaaattacaaaattaatggCGAGAatagaaaaattagtaaaaacagTAGTCATTAGGACAAACAATTAATAAATAGAAAGTTTTATACACACAGAGATAAATACTTAAAATCAgcgaattcattttttttacaaaataataatacagagataataaattaaatacaaattatgtgcaaatataaaaatacatgagACTACATAGAGATTGGAGCGAATTTCTTTGGGTATAACTAAGCGTTTTTAAAAAGACAtaattttgtatacaatttaaaaatgcaaCACCACATACTGGGCCGTGTCGTCGATGTTGTTGATGAACGCGCCGGCGGTGCTATGGCCACTGGCTTACGAGAGGATAACGAACCGCCACCGGTGCCAGGCAAAGCCTTCACCACACCCGAACCAAAACCCATTGGAGCACCGTCTCTAGCAGCACTGGCATCGTAATCTCGGCCATCATAATTGGCATCGAAGAATTTTTTAAACCAttgtaaaaattcgaaattatcTTGAAAACGGCCCTTGATCAGTTTGTCAATTGggattatctaaaaaaaatacatggaatatacaaaaaaaaacacaaataaccAAATAGAAGAGCAAAAGAAGACATAACAAagccataaaataaaattacgaaaaaattaaaaggaaattgtgaaagaaattgtaaaataaaagtcaattataattcgtaaatatttataatatattatttattggaATAGTTGTAATCAAATTTTTCTTATACAATAAAGTAAATAAGCACAAGGAGTTAAGTCGCGTAATTGGAGCAGCAACTGCTATTGACTGCCGTCTTTTGCTGGGAAATATTTGTGTTTCCTATAATTCTTTGCTGataccaaaaaaagaaaaaacgttaacttcgttagcaccgaagctatatgtaatacccttcacaaataaacaatttttcatacaagaacttgattttgatcggtcagcttgtatagcagccatatgctatagtgatccgatctggcaaatttcgagaagatattttttaaataaaaaagtttttatacaataacaTGACTTGGATCATTCAGTTTCCATGTCAGCTAAATGCTTTAGGGATCTTAAATCGGCGGTTCTaataaataagcagcttcttggagagaaaagaacgtgcgcaaaatttcagatcgaatcgatatctcaaaaacagatggacagacagacataacTAAACCAACACAGcacgtcacgctgatcattgaTATTATTTCATAGGGCCTCGGACGtttccttctgtgtgttacaaacttcgtggtaaaaTTAATATCGGGTTCCGGGTATAAAGAGTAATAAACTTGTTGAATGAAAGTTTACTTTTAATCAATTGAAATGTGTACGATAGCATTTTTACATATCAGCctgtagtaataataataaataaataaagtaaacgGAGAATGtgcaaagtaaatatttacaacaaattattttgtacGAAAATTCACGCCACCTACTACTGTAAGCAAATTGGGAGTAGGCCTGCGTTTCCAACTCATTTGCCGGCAAGTTGTATGATAGTGGGACTATGGTACTCATAAAACAAACGCAGAAATACAAACGTCAAACAAAACAGAAATGCCAAAATCTGCATTTACTTTTAGatgtagtaaaaaatttaaattttggtaataaaaaataaatttccgcTTAAAGCATTAATTAAATTCAACtcaattactattattatttttattccataTGTAATAGACCACTTTCTTTCTTTTCCTAAACTCATGGCAACTCATTATTGTATGAGATGCTGCTACTTTTGCGCTCACAACTCCAAGTGCATATATTTAGTGTATAATTAAGATAAAATTGAaagttaaaaagtaaaattaaaggTATGTAgtactataaaaatttcataacaagTGAAACATAAACATAAGtctaacataataataatacaaagaaAGTAGCTGAAATAGCCCGCTTATGGGGAAAAATCACAAATACAAGTTTAAATTCTCAACAGTAGACATACGAACACACCACACTAGACGTAAAAATACACTAAGTACGTATGTTATTATTTAGGTgcttaaatatacaaatgcGCCAGTTAAACTAGTGCCGAAATTTGAAGCATGTAGTTGAGGGTCACCAGGTAAACCTGCCGGCGTGAGGACGGGCGCATATATACTACATGTATACTTAAGGTGAGTAGTGCGCACTGTGATTTTACATGTGTAttattgatatgtatgtatgtggtgatagttaaatagcaacaaaattcaCTTGaacataagtaaaaataaacaaaacgagTGTCACGCCGCCTTTTtcgtataataaaatatatggtaACATATGTAACTGACAAACAAGCTAAAAAAGAATGTTacaattaaatatgtacaacatatgtataaaacaaGCCCCCTGGGTGTTAGCTGAATGAATGCGAGAGGTCGACTTGAGTTACACTAGGTCGCGTTAAGCTTTGTCTCAGAGTAATTTCAACACGCGCGTATTCTTCGCAAAGTTCAAGGCGACCTCTGCCCTCCATTAATGTGccaacgtatatatgtatgttcgtgcATGAGTATACAGTGCAATGCTTTGCGTTTCGCATAAAGTGGCtttgtaagatgaaaaagtggTGTCGATTTCGTTTAAATAGATGAGCGCGCTGAATTTGGTtacaattgaaattgaaatttgaaatattccaTTCGTTATAGCagcatttcatattttcaatacgCAAAAAATATTCGTGCTTCACGttttataattcttaaaaattattgtttgttgtaattttgtgCAAAGAATTTGGAGGCGAGTGCTGGTTAAAACATTTTTCCTGTGTCTCGCCTCTTCTTCTCTCACTTTACTTCTATCTAATAAaagatttcaattttttcttgccCACCTCCAACGCGTTCCGACCTAACGGCGGTACGTTGTGTTACAGCCGGTAACGCATGCGTTCGATTTGGCATCTGTATGGGTCGCTTCTCGAGTAAATCGTTGCTACTGCCTCGACCACTactgccgccgccgccaccaccaaTGCCATTGCCCAGCTTGACGCCGCTACGAGCTATAAGCGGCTCATATTCGCGCCCATCATAATTTGCATCGAAGAACTTTTTAAACCattgtaaaaattcaaaattatcttGGAAACGACCTTTTATCAACTTATCGACTGGTATtatctacaaattattaaattattgacACAATTTATATACTggtttgtgatattttttagaatattagGCATAAAATTATCGTTCAAGAAATTTATCCAGCATTAAGCTGTTCCAGaataaataattgatatttAATGTGTCATTTCCCTCTAAattcaatcaatttatttttgccCACATATAACCTAAAGGATAGCCGCTATTTGCGAATAAATCAGTTGTCAAATTAACGatgacttttttaatttctatttataaaacagCTGATCTTATTTACATTTCACAAGATTATAAATGTGCGATGAAGGCCTATCGCATACCAGATTTCATATGTGGAGTGTTTGATAATAAATgcagtttattttaattacaaaattaaaaacaaaatataacagGAAAAATGATAACTTCAGCTGCACCCAAGGTATAATACCCTTAACAAGCTCAAGTtttgatttcgatcggtcagtatgacagctacatatgtatatgctgtagtggtccgatctgaacaatatgttcggataTTGAccgctttggacaataatccatgcaaaatttcgtgaagatatcttgccaaatataaaagtacatacaaggacttgattatGATCGGACAATTTGTGTAACAGATGATCAgtttcttgaaaagaaaaggacgtgtgtaaaatttcaaatcaataacgtAATCGatcacgtatatacagacggacagacaagcGGACGCACGTCGCTAAAACGACTCGGCTCATCACGCTGACCATTtctataagtatacatatattttttaggttCTCCTACGTTTTCTTCTTTCAACGTATAATgaataaacataaaaaccaaatacaACACATCGTGAATAAGggtaatatatattattttctcttatcaaattttcttatttttatatttttcacgtTTATTAACGTTTCTTCCACGCCAAAATGAAGTTCTGCAAAATTctgttttctttaaattttttcattttttactgtataaataaaatcatttctttAACATACTTTCTTTTCCAAATCTCATTCGCTTATCATATTcgcatgtaaaaaaataaaataaaaaagttttcaacacACTGCTACACTACTTTGTTAAACGCTCAAAGAATAAAATATctcataaacataaaaaaaaaattataataagagattaaaatattaataataccaATAATATATTGAGAAacgaatataaataaatgccatATCAGTAAAATAACAATCGGAAGTATTATTACCTTATCAACTGCCATCTTTTTAAAAGATgcttgcaagattttaaaattctgaATATATTCGTGTTCCAAATTTGTACGGAACTTGACCCTTTTCATTGGCACCGAGCCGGGGAACAACATATCCATGAACTGGCAATAAGCAGCGCCTGAATtagaagaaaaacaaatagttcgattaataatttcatacaaaacaacaacaacaactaactcACCAGTGCAGAGCTCTTCAATTTTACCAAATTGCGCTTGCAGGCAATCATTTACCCAAGCGAGCATATCATGTCTGGATAAATTTTCAGTAGTCACATTTGTGGAGTACACGTTGACTGCCATTTTTGTATTggtacaattattattttccttatttatttatttctgctttACTGCACACACAACAGCCGGCTGCAACTAATTGTCTTGTCCGCTCTTCTCTGTCCTTATGACTTGACTGATGTATAGACCAACTGGTTGATATGGTGTTCTTTCACTTAATCTACTTTCCGTTGACGTCTTGCTCTCACTCCCTACCAATCACTGCCTTAAAACgtatgaaacaaaaataaaacataagcATTGTAAAAAGTatgattgtatgtacatatgtatatattgtataatatatatattgtggaatgttgtaaaaaaaagaAGCCAGACCCAAAACCGCAACCGAAGGCAAGATTTTGGTTAAAGTTGCAGTTGACTTTTTTGGATGAAGCGAAGCAGAGCGAATAGTTGAACTAATTTATATTATCGCCATGTTAGAGATCTTCAACAGCGATATTTGTAAACGATTTgtaatttatatgattttatatttcattttacaatttgtttttgGATTATGAGTGGAGACGGTGATGGCGCCacgatataagtatgtatatatgtatttatgtaattatttttactaacgCCACTAATTGCTCCCACATTAAACTTAATTGTTAAGATAATAAGTGAAGCATAACTCGCGCGTGCGTATTATGAACTCATGTTATTTTGGCGCACAGTAGAAACAAGCAACAGATGTTCATCGAAACTGAAACTTAatgttaaaaaatcaatttaactaTATTTGGATGCAGGCTTGcacaagatatgtatatgtacccgcatattaaaattatatatatttatagccaTGAATACAAATCATAAGATTTATATCAAGCAAACACtgctgcttttaattatttattattatttatatttatttccacCCATGAAAAATCAATAGAAAAAATTCGAAACTATATTTGAGTGAAACAGTTACAAAATTGCTTTCCGACTCACAAACTTCtgttcttgaatgacaataaaatGATTGCTGCATTGACATGCTACGCGGACTTAGTTGCACCGGTCTATTTTAAACGCACCGAAGACGCAAAACAAAACTAGACAAatggtaaaatatttaattttaagatttagAAATGCAGAGGTTCATACAACTGCTGTACGTGTACGATTGGGCGAGCTGCTTAATGTTGCTTACAGCATACGTATCACAGCACAGCAACACATGTCGCATGCAAACTGAATTCTCCCAAAGTTCCCTACTACAGTCGAATGCAGCAGTGGCCAACGTTCGgcgttttttctaaaaacaaaaatctaacAAACATAAAtagatacaaaaacaaaatgagcACATCACCAACAGCCGAAGTATGCGTCAGCACTTTCACGAGCAATATCAAGCGAACAATGAACTTTACCGTCCGTCAGCCAACTCGAGGCTAGGCCGAGCCACCGGCAAAACCTACGCAAAACAAAGCGACTGCATGCTGACATTTTGGAATGAGGAAGAACCTGAATGGGCAAATAGGAAGTGCACGGTGGTAGGTATTTAAAgttaacaaattgaaaaaagcatataaaaaataaagcaattgcATTGCTTTGTGCCTAATTAATAGactgaaaataacaataaaaataactccgAGCTTGGCAAACATTGGTTAATAGAGAGACAATTGACATGAATTCAGAAGCTTGAAAAGTGCATTCTTAAAAATGCGAAATAATAGCTGGTAGCAGCTTACAATTAGCAGGTACCACTACCGTTAAAGTGTGGCGATTCAGAGTAAGTTCCTCGTAAATACAAAGGCCACAtctttttaatgaataaaattgttttgtgtttacttatgtatgtacatatattcatatttttgtgtTGCTACTATGTGTATAATGCTGAATGAAGAcaataaacatacaaatattcataaaatcaatagcatatttttgaaaacacaaCAAAGCGAAATAACTGCATGCTATTAAATGCCTTTgatgaatttaatataaaaacacgaaaaaaattttacttcggctgcaccaaagAAAAAATAGCCTTCTCTggtgcattttttaaaaaaggtgcataaaaaagttttacatacatatatacaaagacatgattttatttcttcaatttataTGCCAGCTAGATAtctgctatagtagtccgatatcaacggtttcgacaaatgagcagattcttggagagaaaagcacgcgtgcaaaatttcagatcgatagaCAGACAAACgaaaatggctaaatcgacccTACTCGTCACACTGATGatttatctacatatgtatatattttatagcattttcttctgggtgttacaaacttaatataccctgtttagggtataaaaataaaccacATTTCTATGTTCGTTGTGCATGTAAAATAATTCGGCAGGCGCTTTGTTAATCAAACCATATGTTGAGCAGCAAATACTTCTGGAAAAGTACGCATAGAATAAGCTACATCAATGCTGGAATATTATAAAACAGGTTAGCATTAAGCCGAAGCGGAGAAAGCGGATAAATACAAAGTGTGTGCCAATGTCAAATAATTAATCAATACTTTGATTGTTATATGTACAGTTCAACGCAATTTCCAAAGACAATTCAATgacacgaaattttttttatctttgtcCACCATATAAGCTCTATCATTCTGACATATACTtatagtataaaataaatttcgctTCTTCCTTAACTTTCTGAAAGTCATAAAATGTTATTGCTTCTGTAGTGACAATCCGGGTTTGCGTTCCTGACTCATTATGTATTGCTGTGCTATtaaatcatattaaaatttgaaaataatagtaatttaCTCGCTTTGAAAATTAGTGTAACGAACTTAACTCCA from Bactrocera tryoni isolate S06 chromosome 3, CSIRO_BtryS06_freeze2, whole genome shotgun sequence harbors:
- the LOC120770026 gene encoding microtubule-associated protein RP/EB family member 1 isoform X4; translation: MAVNVYSTNVTTENLSRHDMLAWVNDCLQAQFGKIEELCTGAAYCQFMDMLFPGSVPMKRVKFRTNLEHEYIQNFKILQASFKKMAVDKIIPIDKLIKGRFQDNFEFLQWFKKFFDANYDGRDYDASAARDGAPMGFGSGVVKALPGTGGGSLSSRKPVAIAPPARSSTTSTTRPISKVPPRAAAPVVTKSAAVNNTTGAVKKSGDSSNAVSNQQIEELSNQVMDMRLNLEGLEKERDFYFSKLRDIEILCQEAAEGDPHPLIQKILDIMYATEDGFAPPDEIPPEDEEY
- the LOC120770026 gene encoding microtubule-associated protein RP/EB family member 1 isoform X2, producing MAVNVYSTNVTTENLSRHDMLAWVNDCLQAQFGKIEELCTGAAYCQFMDMLFPGSVPMKRVKFRTNLEHEYIQNFKILQASFKKMAVDKIIPVDKLIKGRFQDNFEFLQWFKKFFDANYDGREYEPLIARSGVKLGNGIGGGGGGSSGRGSSNDLLEKRPIQMPNRTHALPAVTQRTAVRSERVGVSKVPPRAAAPVVTKSAAVNNTTGAVKKSGDSSNAVSNQQIEELSNQVMDMRLNLEGLEKERDFYFSKLRDIEILCQEAAEGDPHPLIQKILDIMYATEDGFAPPDEIPPEDEEY
- the LOC120770026 gene encoding microtubule-associated protein RP/EB family member 1 isoform X3, which codes for MAVNVYSTNVTTENLSRHDMLAWVNDCLQAQFGKIEELCTGAAYCQFMDMLFPGSVPMKRVKFRTNLEHEYIQNFKILQASFKKMAVDKIIPIDKLIKGRFQDNFEFLQWFKKFFDANYDGRDYDASAARDGAPMGFGSGVVKALPGTGGGSLSSRKPVAIAPPARSSTTSTTRPISKVPPRAAAPVVTKSAAVNNTTGAVKKSGDSSNAVSNQQIEELSNQVMDMRLNLEGLEKERDFYFSKLRDIEILCQEAAEGDPHPLIQKILDIMYATEVKRNTSDGFAPPDEIPPEDEEY
- the LOC120770026 gene encoding microtubule-associated protein RP/EB family member 1 isoform X1, with product MAVNVYSTNVTTENLSRHDMLAWVNDCLQAQFGKIEELCTGAAYCQFMDMLFPGSVPMKRVKFRTNLEHEYIQNFKILQASFKKMAVDKIIPVDKLIKGRFQDNFEFLQWFKKFFDANYDGREYEPLIARSGVKLGNGIGGGGGGSSGRGSSNDLLEKRPIQMPNRTHALPAVTQRTAVRSERVGVSKVPPRAAAPVVTKSAAVNNTTGAVKKSGDSSNAVSNQQIEELSNQVMDMRLNLEGLEKERDFYFSKLRDIEILCQEAAEGDPHPLIQKILDIMYATEVKRNTSDGFAPPDEIPPEDEEY
- the LOC120770026 gene encoding microtubule-associated protein RP/EB family member 1 isoform X5 — its product is MAVNVYSTNVTTENLSRHDMLAWVNDCLQAQFGKIEELCTGAAYCQFMDMLFPGSVPMKRVKFRTNLEHEYIQNFKILQASFKKMAVDKIIPVDKLIKGRFQDNFEFLQWFKKFFDANYDGREYEPLIARSGVKLGNGIGGGGGGSSGRGSSNDLLEKRPIQMPNRTHALPAVTQRTAVRSERVGVSKVPPRAAAPVVTKSAAVNNTTGAVKKSGDSSNAVSNQQIEELSNQVMDMRLNLEGLEKERDFYFSKLRDIEILCQEAAEGDPHPLIQKILDIMYATEV